A genomic stretch from Candidatus Nitrososphaera gargensis Ga9.2 includes:
- the ppdK gene encoding pyruvate, phosphate dikinase, which translates to MSEEGFGKAPAIVKPIYFFDEADGKNKMLLGGKGAGLAEMTRLGLPVPPGFIITTEICEKFYEAGRRLPDGLMDEVRRSISRLESLTGKKFGDPQNPLLVSVRSGAPVSMPGMMDTILNLGLNDETVEGLSRKSNDPRFAWDAYRRFIQMFGKIVLGVDDRKFDSILAGKDLSNPKVLKDIAMSFKSLCEGTGGKKFPADPYKQLELAIDAVFRSWTGKRAVEYRKQHNITPDMAGGTAVTIVTMVFGNMGSDSCTGVVFTRDPETGEKQLYGDYLINAQGEDVVSGRATPNHIDSLVSEMPDVYQQLLGVCEKLESHFKEPQDVEFTVEKGRLYILQTRAAKMNAVAAVKTSIDLYHEGLITKTAALERIDPEGLEQILYRRIDPHVKQKAIATGIGASPGAASGIAVFDVAQAEALGKKGEKVILVREDTKPDDVPAFFQSVGILTSRGGKTSHAAVVARGMGKPCVVGCSQIEIDAEGKSFSVGGKKVVVSEGQKITIDGSTGRVYVGEIPTVEPEISSEFKELLQWSSEMKGIKIRANADTVESAALARKYGAEGIGLCRTERMFNQHDRIMQFVSMIMAENEEERRRALAELEPLQKSDFKAILREMNGLPVTIRLLDPPLHEFLPKEEDLMQKIFELKSSSAKPSEIARIEKILHRVHELSEINPMLGHRGVRMGISFPEIYETQIRSICEAAAELAKEGVAVEPQIMVPQVGLVEELAAVRQIFESVKREVEHRHRIKLKIKFGSMIEVVRACLVADDIAHLVDFISFGTNDLTQATFSFSREDAEGKFLPFYLEKGIVSVNPFQSIDRKGVGRLMKMAVDMARKEKKDIEIGICGEHGGDPRSIEFCSTAGLDYVSASSHRIPIAILAAAQSAIKQNKRLHRHSTIA; encoded by the coding sequence ATGTCAGAGGAAGGTTTTGGCAAGGCTCCGGCAATCGTCAAGCCTATATACTTTTTCGACGAGGCAGACGGCAAAAACAAGATGCTGCTAGGAGGCAAGGGCGCCGGGCTTGCGGAAATGACAAGGCTTGGCCTTCCAGTGCCGCCCGGCTTTATAATAACAACTGAGATTTGCGAAAAGTTCTACGAAGCCGGAAGGCGCCTGCCTGATGGTCTGATGGACGAAGTGCGGAGATCGATAAGCCGCCTTGAAAGCCTGACGGGCAAGAAATTCGGCGACCCTCAGAACCCGCTTTTGGTGTCAGTGCGCTCCGGCGCCCCCGTGTCTATGCCGGGCATGATGGACACGATCCTCAACCTTGGGCTCAACGATGAAACTGTAGAAGGGCTGTCAAGGAAGAGCAATGATCCGAGGTTTGCATGGGACGCGTACAGGCGCTTCATTCAGATGTTCGGCAAGATCGTCTTGGGCGTCGATGATCGCAAATTTGACAGCATTCTAGCCGGCAAGGACCTGTCAAACCCAAAGGTGCTCAAGGATATTGCAATGTCGTTCAAGTCGCTCTGCGAAGGCACAGGAGGCAAGAAATTTCCTGCCGACCCGTACAAGCAGCTAGAGCTTGCCATCGACGCGGTGTTCCGGTCGTGGACTGGCAAGCGCGCAGTGGAGTACCGCAAGCAGCACAATATCACCCCCGACATGGCGGGTGGCACAGCAGTCACGATAGTCACGATGGTCTTTGGCAACATGGGAAGCGATAGCTGCACTGGCGTGGTGTTCACCCGCGACCCGGAGACAGGCGAAAAGCAGTTGTATGGCGATTACCTCATAAATGCGCAGGGCGAGGACGTCGTGTCGGGCAGGGCGACTCCCAACCACATCGACTCGCTTGTCAGCGAAATGCCTGACGTCTACCAGCAGCTGCTCGGCGTGTGCGAAAAGCTGGAGAGCCACTTCAAGGAGCCGCAGGACGTCGAATTCACTGTTGAAAAGGGCCGTCTCTACATCCTGCAAACGAGGGCAGCAAAGATGAATGCGGTAGCGGCGGTCAAGACCTCGATCGACCTTTACCATGAGGGACTCATCACCAAGACCGCGGCCCTTGAGCGCATCGACCCTGAAGGCCTAGAGCAGATCCTATACCGCAGGATAGACCCGCATGTCAAGCAAAAGGCAATTGCTACGGGCATAGGCGCTTCTCCCGGCGCGGCTAGCGGCATAGCAGTATTTGATGTTGCGCAGGCAGAGGCTCTTGGCAAAAAAGGCGAAAAGGTGATCTTGGTGAGAGAGGACACAAAACCTGACGATGTCCCTGCGTTCTTCCAGTCCGTAGGCATATTGACAAGCCGCGGCGGCAAGACCTCGCATGCAGCGGTAGTCGCTCGGGGGATGGGCAAGCCGTGTGTCGTCGGGTGCTCGCAGATAGAGATCGATGCCGAGGGCAAGAGCTTTAGCGTGGGGGGCAAAAAAGTGGTGGTAAGCGAGGGCCAAAAGATAACGATAGATGGCTCGACAGGCAGGGTGTACGTAGGCGAGATCCCGACGGTCGAGCCAGAGATTTCGTCAGAGTTCAAAGAGCTCCTGCAATGGTCCTCGGAAATGAAGGGCATCAAGATAAGGGCAAACGCCGACACAGTAGAAAGCGCTGCCCTTGCCCGCAAGTACGGGGCTGAAGGGATCGGGCTTTGCAGGACAGAGCGTATGTTTAACCAGCACGACAGGATAATGCAGTTTGTCAGCATGATAATGGCAGAGAACGAGGAGGAGCGGAGAAGAGCTCTTGCAGAGCTTGAGCCTCTGCAGAAGTCAGACTTTAAGGCAATCCTTAGGGAGATGAATGGTCTGCCGGTGACAATAAGGCTGCTTGACCCGCCGCTGCACGAGTTCCTGCCAAAGGAAGAAGATTTGATGCAAAAGATATTCGAGCTTAAATCTAGTAGCGCCAAGCCATCCGAGATCGCCCGCATTGAAAAGATACTCCACCGCGTGCACGAGCTGTCAGAGATAAACCCGATGCTTGGGCACAGAGGAGTCAGGATGGGAATATCGTTCCCAGAGATCTACGAGACCCAGATAAGGTCGATATGCGAGGCGGCGGCCGAGCTCGCAAAAGAGGGTGTGGCAGTCGAGCCCCAGATAATGGTGCCGCAGGTGGGCCTAGTGGAGGAGCTTGCAGCCGTCAGGCAGATATTCGAGTCGGTCAAGCGTGAAGTAGAGCACCGGCATAGGATAAAGCTAAAGATCAAGTTTGGCAGTATGATCGAAGTAGTGCGCGCATGTCTCGTGGCAGATGACATTGCACACTTGGTAGATTTTATCAGCTTTGGCACAAACGACCTGACGCAGGCAACCTTCAGCTTTAGCAGAGAAGACGCGGAAGGCAAGTTCCTGCCCTTCTATCTGGAAAAGGGGATAGTGAGCGTGAACCCCTTCCAGAGCATCGATAGGAAGGGAGTAGGCAGGCTGATGAAGATGGCAGTTGACATGGCAAGGAAAGAGAAAAAGGACATTGAGATCGGCATCTGCGGTGAGCACGGCGGCGATCCCCGCTCTATAGAGTTCTGCAGCACCGCCGGCCTAGATTACGTCAGTGCCTCGTCTCACCGCATACCAATTGCCATCCTGGCGGCGGCGCAGTCGGCCATCAAACAGAACAAACGCCTTCATCGGCATTCCACTATAGCTTAA
- a CDS encoding YncE family protein, which produces MLVIKDNEIKEEIQVGSGPEYTEVSPDGRYLYVANLWSPIPVVDLRNKTAIKEIDSGETPHGLSFTDDELRLFIVNMESDILSVIDVTKHEIIKTIPVGDRPEYVALTPDERFAFVTNLGAGTVSVVDADSLEVVKEIQGVGDGSHGIAFSADGDLAYISNMFQTILPSLYLK; this is translated from the coding sequence GTGCTAGTCATAAAAGACAATGAAATAAAAGAGGAGATCCAAGTTGGCTCCGGTCCAGAATATACGGAGGTAAGCCCAGACGGAAGATACCTTTATGTTGCAAACCTATGGAGTCCTATCCCAGTAGTTGATCTTCGGAATAAGACTGCGATAAAAGAGATTGACTCAGGCGAGACTCCGCATGGGCTTTCATTCACAGACGATGAGTTAAGGCTCTTCATAGTCAACATGGAAAGCGATATCCTGTCAGTGATTGATGTTACAAAGCACGAAATAATCAAGACAATTCCCGTAGGCGACAGGCCTGAATATGTTGCACTTACTCCAGACGAAAGGTTTGCGTTCGTCACCAATTTGGGCGCTGGCACAGTTTCCGTGGTTGATGCAGACAGTCTCGAAGTTGTAAAGGAGATACAAGGGGTAGGCGATGGTTCGCATGGCATAGCATTCAGTGCAGATGGCGACTTGGCTTACATAAGTAATATGTTTCAGACCATCCTGCCAAGTTTGTACTTGAAGTAA
- a CDS encoding C2H2-type zinc finger protein, whose product MFKKHECKTCGSKFRKVEELMQHQQVAHEKRLYMCSECNMGFDGMEQMRDHARKFHSYNRMKEKGC is encoded by the coding sequence ATGTTCAAAAAGCATGAATGCAAGACGTGCGGGAGTAAGTTCCGCAAGGTTGAAGAATTGATGCAGCACCAGCAGGTGGCTCATGAAAAACGGCTCTACATGTGCAGCGAATGCAACATGGGCTTTGATGGCATGGAGCAGATGCGCGACCACGCCAGAAAATTTCATTCATACAACAGGATGAAAGAAAAAGGCTGCTAG
- a CDS encoding DNA-directed RNA polymerase subunit P, with the protein MATSNAGGNVTYECMRCGTPVTVEELSRLPEIKCICGFRVFRKARPPIVKQLKAI; encoded by the coding sequence ATGGCAACTTCAAACGCAGGCGGCAACGTCACCTATGAGTGCATGCGCTGTGGGACGCCGGTGACAGTCGAGGAACTATCGAGATTGCCAGAGATAAAATGCATCTGCGGTTTCAGGGTGTTCAGAAAAGCCAGGCCGCCCATAGTAAAGCAACTCAAAGCTATCTAG
- a CDS encoding MFS transporter: MVLPESLQQIQGYGAFESGLALLPMTAAIMILMIGASSRLISRLSVKTSMVAGLGLLAVAMLLFAATPSSSTTFVTHVLLASLVAAAGMSLAYIPVLTAAVSHARKEESGLASGIVNTSYQIGSALGLAIMVAVASAQTFQAENNGIGSVEALNSGFHLAFIGAAAIAGLAAILALAAIKRASVSSQKEAAMAAG; this comes from the coding sequence GTGGTTCTTCCTGAATCTCTGCAGCAGATACAAGGGTACGGCGCATTTGAGAGTGGACTTGCGCTTTTGCCAATGACTGCCGCAATCATGATCCTGATGATAGGTGCTTCCTCGCGTCTCATCAGCCGTCTTAGTGTAAAAACCAGCATGGTTGCAGGTCTAGGGCTGTTGGCAGTTGCAATGCTCCTCTTCGCGGCAACGCCGTCTAGCAGCACCACTTTCGTGACGCATGTGCTTCTAGCTTCGCTAGTTGCTGCAGCGGGGATGTCTCTGGCATACATCCCAGTGCTAACCGCTGCGGTATCTCATGCAAGGAAGGAGGAGTCAGGGCTGGCATCCGGGATTGTGAACACGAGCTACCAGATTGGCTCGGCACTTGGGTTGGCTATCATGGTTGCAGTTGCTTCCGCTCAGACATTCCAAGCCGAAAATAATGGAATTGGATCGGTTGAGGCGCTAAACAGTGGCTTCCATCTGGCGTTCATAGGCGCTGCAGCTATCGCGGGGTTGGCTGCTATTCTAGCATTGGCAGCTATCAAAAGAGCAAGTGTATCAAGTCAAAAGGAGGCGGCAATGGCAGCAGGTTAG
- a CDS encoding cytochrome c biogenesis CcdA family protein: MQQKNLTPEQAKVRTAIIIVLFVLFSAIVLSLFSIFLGGFSPSLALSYAAGISMIFLPCTLPLVFIIVPLAMGKEPKKGMAMAGLFGLGLTITIGIYGIAIGAAGQYIGMNNVIRIAFLVAGAAALVFAWSELRVIKFSMPDIGVRIPEGIQKRGDYIKSFFMGLLLGNAGVGCPNPAFYVLIAYIASLGSLSAGAALGLIHGLGRATPLIFIALLAILGVNPTQAIVKRKVSINRWMGWGLLLVGGIIFNYGVFGMAWWESSIIHFGWNELVRAILGENVAEQESLEELVAEAAPPTDNPWLLYGPWVLLGAIVAATQFVVYKRRTWGESMETHKDQQKEARQ; the protein is encoded by the coding sequence ATGCAGCAAAAGAACCTGACGCCAGAGCAAGCAAAGGTCAGGACTGCGATAATCATTGTATTGTTTGTCCTGTTCTCTGCAATAGTCCTCTCACTGTTTAGCATTTTTTTAGGTGGCTTTTCGCCAAGCCTTGCCCTTTCTTATGCAGCTGGCATATCGATGATATTTTTGCCATGCACCTTGCCTTTGGTATTCATAATCGTTCCATTAGCAATGGGCAAAGAACCGAAGAAAGGGATGGCAATGGCCGGGCTCTTTGGCCTAGGACTGACTATCACCATCGGCATTTATGGAATTGCAATTGGCGCAGCGGGCCAGTACATTGGAATGAACAATGTGATAAGAATAGCCTTCCTTGTAGCCGGCGCAGCAGCGCTGGTCTTTGCATGGAGCGAGCTGCGAGTCATAAAATTCAGCATGCCGGATATTGGAGTTAGAATTCCAGAGGGAATCCAAAAGAGGGGCGACTATATCAAATCGTTCTTTATGGGCCTACTTCTTGGTAATGCAGGCGTAGGCTGCCCAAATCCTGCGTTCTATGTGCTGATAGCATACATAGCAAGCCTTGGTAGCCTGTCCGCAGGAGCAGCACTTGGTCTCATACACGGGCTTGGGCGAGCCACTCCTCTCATTTTCATTGCTCTGCTAGCCATTCTGGGAGTTAATCCAACACAGGCTATCGTAAAGAGAAAAGTGAGTATCAACAGATGGATGGGCTGGGGCTTGCTGCTTGTCGGAGGAATCATCTTCAACTATGGAGTATTTGGAATGGCTTGGTGGGAGTCATCTATCATTCACTTTGGGTGGAATGAATTGGTAAGAGCAATACTTGGAGAAAATGTTGCCGAGCAGGAATCTTTGGAAGAACTGGTAGCAGAAGCAGCGCCGCCTACTGACAACCCGTGGCTACTCTATGGCCCTTGGGTCCTTCTAGGAGCAATAGTTGCTGCAACTCAATTTGTAGTCTACAAGAGAAGGACATGGGGCGAGAGCATGGAAACCCACAAAGACCAACAAAAGGAGGCAAGGCAGTGA
- a CDS encoding winged helix-turn-helix transcriptional regulator — MPFEDSTKDRVYSFIASNPGSYFREILRSLEIGTGNLQYAIELLEREGKITAIRVGAYKHFYPSDVDEEKKKILGILSQESPREILLFLSRKPGACQTEVAREIKCSSPTARWYLVRLESLGLIWSRKQGVEVKYYANTSIPELANLLKAYRPSIWSKYADRMADMLRTFDAEGDEKR; from the coding sequence TTGCCTTTCGAGGACAGCACCAAGGACAGAGTGTACAGCTTTATTGCGAGCAATCCAGGCTCTTACTTCAGAGAAATTCTGCGGTCGTTGGAGATAGGCACAGGCAACCTCCAGTATGCAATCGAGCTGCTTGAACGTGAGGGAAAAATAACTGCGATTCGGGTCGGTGCTTACAAGCACTTCTATCCATCTGATGTTGATGAGGAAAAGAAGAAGATCCTTGGCATTCTGTCACAGGAATCTCCAAGAGAAATACTGCTGTTTCTCTCAAGAAAACCCGGTGCTTGCCAGACAGAGGTTGCCAGAGAGATAAAATGCTCTTCGCCTACGGCGCGGTGGTATCTTGTCAGACTTGAGTCCCTTGGATTGATTTGGAGCAGAAAACAAGGAGTGGAGGTAAAGTATTATGCAAATACCTCTATTCCTGAGCTGGCAAATCTCCTGAAGGCATACCGTCCTAGTATCTGGAGCAAGTACGCTGACAGAATGGCCGACATGCTCAGAACTTTCGATGCTGAAGGAGATGAAAAGCGATAG
- a CDS encoding thioredoxin family protein translates to MAKPTTASNVQDTNPQNFDGIINSNTVTVADFWAEWCGPCKQTEPMFRRVADKYSEKAAFVRVNADENQELVQKHGVMSLPAFLVFKNGQVKESAFGGIGQGKLEGMIQKQLL, encoded by the coding sequence ATGGCAAAGCCAACTACAGCTTCAAATGTGCAAGATACAAACCCACAAAATTTTGACGGCATAATAAATTCCAACACAGTCACGGTGGCAGACTTTTGGGCAGAGTGGTGTGGGCCATGCAAGCAGACTGAACCAATGTTCAGAAGAGTTGCGGACAAGTATTCTGAAAAGGCTGCCTTTGTAAGAGTTAATGCAGATGAAAATCAGGAATTGGTGCAGAAACATGGCGTGATGTCTCTTCCGGCATTCCTTGTTTTCAAAAACGGCCAAGTAAAAGAATCGGCGTTCGGTGGAATCGGACAGGGCAAGCTAGAAGGCATGATTCAGAAACAATTGTTATAG
- a CDS encoding response regulator, translating to MIVDDESDILYVLKPGIEKNLGCSVSTFSDPLQALKYFREPQHI from the coding sequence ATGATAGTCGATGATGAAAGCGACATACTTTACGTGCTAAAACCGGGCATTGAAAAAAATCTGGGCTGCAGCGTCAGCACATTTTCAGACCCACTCCAGGCTCTCAAGTATTTCAGAGAACCCCAACATATATGA
- a CDS encoding CbtA family protein, with product MGDLPTVMFLITAFVAMPSNPDEITAPMDLVIGFRLASRFTMSIFWGLLGLILGAFWDRIKPHDTAKITI from the coding sequence ATGGGGGATTTGCCAACTGTGATGTTTTTGATTACGGCATTTGTGGCAATGCCATCAAACCCAGACGAAATAACTGCACCGATGGACTTGGTAATCGGTTTTAGGCTCGCTAGCAGGTTCACGATGAGCATATTCTGGGGCTTGCTTGGTCTAATTTTGGGAGCGTTTTGGGACAGAATCAAGCCACATGATACAGCAAAGATCACAATATGA
- a CDS encoding P-II family nitrogen regulator, with the protein MKKIEAVVPAARLDRAFAALKELDLGGFTYYDSKGRGQIPRQEVHSGRGTGMYRPEFNVNSTIVVVTKDSMADKVIDKILQSTSTGLAGEGKIFVSDVDEAIDIGSRQRGEGAL; encoded by the coding sequence ATGAAGAAAATCGAAGCGGTTGTTCCTGCTGCAAGGTTAGACAGAGCTTTTGCAGCGCTGAAGGAACTAGACTTGGGGGGCTTTACATATTACGACTCGAAGGGACGCGGCCAGATACCACGGCAAGAGGTCCACTCTGGGAGAGGCACTGGGATGTACAGACCAGAGTTTAACGTAAACTCGACAATAGTGGTCGTTACAAAGGACTCGATGGCTGACAAGGTGATCGACAAGATCCTACAGAGTACGAGCACAGGGCTCGCTGGCGAAGGCAAGATATTCGTCTCAGACGTGGACGAAGCAATAGATATTGGGTCAAGGCAGCGCGGCGAAGGCGCGCTGTAA
- a CDS encoding trimeric intracellular cation channel family protein translates to MSDVLPVPLLIQALDLFGTMAFAVTGAFKAIEHKSDIVGVIILATITGVAGGVMRDLLFGRIPPTAIVNPLYLIITVATGVVMFFLYRALKKHWNLFLKFDAIGLGVFTVIGATVAYNLFGLNFLAMVFAGLFTAIGGGILRDVFVNEVPIVFIKELYASASFIGIVMFFGLLAAGADLNVAAIPSIIAATSLRLLAMRYNWNLPASKT, encoded by the coding sequence TTGTCTGACGTGCTGCCAGTTCCCTTGCTCATTCAGGCTCTGGACCTGTTTGGCACCATGGCATTTGCCGTAACTGGCGCATTCAAGGCGATAGAGCACAAGTCTGATATCGTAGGGGTGATAATATTGGCTACGATAACTGGCGTTGCCGGCGGCGTGATGCGGGATCTCCTCTTTGGCAGGATACCGCCGACTGCAATAGTTAACCCGCTCTACCTCATAATCACTGTGGCAACAGGCGTTGTAATGTTTTTCCTCTACCGCGCGCTCAAAAAGCACTGGAATCTGTTCCTAAAGTTTGACGCGATCGGTCTTGGCGTATTCACGGTAATTGGCGCGACCGTCGCATACAACCTGTTTGGGCTGAACTTTCTTGCGATGGTGTTTGCGGGCTTGTTCACTGCCATCGGAGGAGGCATATTGCGCGATGTGTTTGTCAACGAAGTGCCGATAGTGTTCATAAAGGAGCTGTACGCGTCGGCAAGCTTTATCGGAATCGTAATGTTTTTCGGGCTCTTGGCCGCCGGCGCAGACCTGAATGTTGCGGCCATACCAAGCATCATCGCGGCCACTTCCCTCAGGCTGCTTGCCATGAGGTACAACTGGAACCTGCCGGCTTCCAAGACCTGA
- a CDS encoding MBL fold metallo-hydrolase, translating into MTGGVTLGQSGIMVRQNDITIALDPSHPVDCDFTFVSHAHVDHLHRRGRKKIKTQVLASKETTLIAHARGYEIVDAAEEQDGFQLVDTGHILGSRGLLVGDDDVYYTGDISVRERAFMKPAKVPHARTLIIESTFGRPEYVFPPLSEITHKTNKIISEMFNFGIPVILMGYTLGKAQLLTKLFGHWDPIIYDSVAKINSVYSELGVELAGGVTHKQAEEQKLLSKNRPWVMVAPLMSERNAFVREMKERYGAVTIGFSGWAIGSRYRYMMGLDYVMPLSDHCDYNELVEAVKQCRPDKVYTFHGFAREFAESLCEMGFDAEPVGNGHDRKAEKTLSLDSFQ; encoded by the coding sequence ATGACGGGGGGAGTAACGCTTGGCCAGTCAGGGATAATGGTGCGGCAAAATGACATCACGATAGCGCTTGACCCTTCGCATCCAGTTGATTGCGATTTCACATTTGTTTCGCACGCGCACGTTGATCACCTGCATCGGCGCGGCAGGAAAAAGATCAAGACGCAGGTACTTGCGTCAAAGGAAACCACGCTCATCGCCCATGCAAGGGGCTATGAAATTGTTGATGCGGCCGAAGAGCAAGATGGCTTCCAGCTGGTAGACACAGGTCATATTCTTGGATCTCGCGGCCTTTTGGTGGGCGACGACGACGTATATTACACTGGCGACATCTCTGTGAGAGAGAGGGCGTTCATGAAGCCAGCAAAGGTGCCTCATGCTCGCACGCTGATAATCGAGTCTACATTTGGCCGGCCCGAATACGTCTTCCCGCCGCTGTCAGAGATAACACACAAGACTAACAAAATAATTTCTGAAATGTTCAACTTTGGCATCCCTGTAATACTGATGGGCTACACCCTTGGAAAGGCGCAACTGTTGACGAAGTTGTTCGGCCACTGGGACCCAATAATCTACGACTCTGTCGCCAAGATCAATTCAGTATATTCAGAGCTAGGGGTAGAACTGGCAGGTGGCGTAACCCACAAGCAGGCAGAAGAGCAAAAGCTTCTGTCAAAGAACAGACCATGGGTAATGGTCGCGCCACTGATGTCTGAAAGGAACGCATTTGTAAGGGAGATGAAGGAGAGATATGGCGCAGTCACCATAGGCTTCAGTGGCTGGGCGATTGGCAGCCGCTACAGGTACATGATGGGGCTCGATTATGTGATGCCGCTTTCGGATCATTGCGACTATAACGAGCTGGTGGAGGCGGTCAAGCAGTGCAGGCCGGACAAGGTCTACACGTTCCATGGCTTTGCCAGAGAGTTTGCAGAGTCGCTCTGCGAAATGGGGTTTGATGCCGAGCCGGTCGGCAACGGGCATGACAGAAAAGCAGAGAAGACACTCTCGCTCGACTCTTTCCAATAA
- a CDS encoding YHS domain-containing protein: MATDPVCGMEVDEKKAPKETYQGKDYYFCCPSCQWAFQTNPFQFAK; the protein is encoded by the coding sequence ATGGCAACGGATCCTGTGTGCGGCATGGAAGTTGACGAGAAAAAAGCTCCAAAGGAAACCTACCAGGGCAAGGATTATTACTTTTGCTGTCCGAGCTGCCAGTGGGCTTTTCAAACCAACCCATTCCAGTTCGCAAAATAG
- a CDS encoding multicopper oxidase domain-containing protein — protein sequence MNKPVIAGIVAGVLLAGFAVLSPITGLNFDVEAQSTGTTKKVTLIADEVDVQVAPDNALHPGGVMYRAMVFNGTIPGPVISVDQGDTIEFTLINEGEVIHSIDFHAGHGPNDAVGANASATGSTVRSGESVTWTWKPPFAGVFFYHCGADGLNGVWEHIANGMYGGIVVHPPNEQPAKEFYVVFGEIYSNNVEGVFTQANGTGSFDVAQFLTGNPDIVMTNGMAHRYVPALGAIAKIDINPNATIFQVKPGELTRWYIVNAGPNDGIAFHFISGMIDVRDGSIKNRYGTQLKNDETWWIPPGSGSVIEATFPQEGVYVGVDHAMNDVVKGAAFAVLATPDATDDDHPPGTMVPPRGSDRVTSPTTFEETRPAAEQAEEFEPPTGEATTETTNATDTGNQTGTGNETDTAGNETSSAAGNDTNTNSTG from the coding sequence ATGAACAAACCCGTTATAGCAGGAATCGTGGCAGGTGTCTTGCTGGCTGGATTCGCCGTACTTAGCCCCATTACAGGGCTCAACTTCGACGTAGAGGCGCAGTCCACCGGCACGACAAAAAAAGTCACCCTTATTGCAGACGAAGTAGACGTGCAGGTAGCTCCGGACAACGCGCTACATCCGGGTGGCGTAATGTATAGGGCAATGGTTTTTAACGGAACAATACCGGGACCAGTAATATCTGTAGACCAAGGAGATACAATTGAATTCACTCTGATAAATGAAGGCGAAGTGATACACAGCATCGACTTCCATGCAGGCCATGGTCCAAATGACGCAGTTGGCGCTAATGCCAGTGCCACTGGCTCTACGGTCAGAAGCGGCGAATCAGTAACATGGACGTGGAAACCACCATTTGCAGGCGTATTCTTTTACCACTGTGGTGCTGATGGCTTGAATGGTGTATGGGAGCACATTGCAAACGGCATGTACGGTGGCATAGTAGTGCACCCGCCAAACGAACAGCCGGCAAAAGAGTTCTACGTAGTCTTTGGTGAAATCTACAGCAACAATGTCGAGGGCGTATTCACACAGGCAAACGGCACAGGCTCTTTCGACGTAGCCCAGTTCCTCACAGGCAATCCGGATATAGTAATGACAAATGGCATGGCGCATAGATACGTCCCGGCACTAGGAGCAATTGCGAAAATAGACATCAACCCCAATGCAACAATATTCCAAGTCAAACCGGGCGAGCTAACAAGATGGTACATAGTCAACGCAGGACCAAACGATGGCATAGCGTTCCACTTCATATCTGGCATGATTGATGTCCGCGACGGCTCGATAAAGAACAGGTATGGGACACAGCTGAAGAATGACGAGACGTGGTGGATACCTCCGGGATCCGGCTCAGTAATTGAAGCGACATTCCCGCAGGAAGGTGTCTATGTAGGCGTTGACCATGCGATGAATGACGTGGTCAAAGGAGCCGCGTTTGCTGTCTTGGCGACACCAGATGCAACTGACGACGACCATCCGCCAGGTACGATGGTGCCACCAAGGGGAAGTGACAGAGTTACGAGTCCAACAACGTTTGAGGAAACAAGGCCGGCAGCAGAACAAGCCGAGGAATTTGAACCACCGACAGGAGAAGCAACCACAGAAACCACTAATGCGACTGACACTGGAAACCAGACCGGTACAGGAAATGAAACAGACACTGCAGGAAACGAGACTTCGTCAGCAGCAGGCAACGACACCAATACGAACAGTACAGGCTAA
- a CDS encoding response regulator: MTGFELARRIKDVKPDVKVIIMTASEINRLEFENVLPSTKIDGFVTKPATLKVVCVAIERCLG; this comes from the coding sequence ATGACCGGTTTTGAGCTTGCTAGGCGCATCAAAGATGTCAAGCCAGACGTCAAGGTCATAATCATGACTGCATCTGAGATCAACCGGCTAGAATTTGAAAATGTGCTTCCTTCTACAAAAATTGACGGCTTTGTGACAAAGCCTGCAACCCTGAAAGTCGTGTGCGTTGCAATAGAAAGGTGCCTAGGATAG